One genomic region from Spirulina subsalsa PCC 9445 encodes:
- a CDS encoding Tic22 family protein — MMKSLLRRFAVLGIAGAAMAGTLFGGALEVLALTEQEIVERLQNVPVFTVADREGKPLVAQVDADNPSAGSVAGVFISPQDAERFVQNLKRDNPTLGNQVQVVVVSLAEIYQLDRQASQNTQANFGFTYVPTEQQVQQARQLSQDFQGTPLFVARGGPEQGYLTLQQGEEQVIPFFFDKQQLQQMIERFKEQEPSLASTVSIQAVPLEGVIQAMETSNNAGLNQIVLVPSQSAIQYIQSRQPR, encoded by the coding sequence ATGATGAAGTCACTTTTACGTCGGTTTGCTGTGTTAGGAATTGCGGGTGCTGCAATGGCAGGAACTCTATTCGGTGGAGCGCTTGAAGTGTTAGCTTTAACGGAACAAGAAATTGTGGAACGCTTACAAAATGTCCCTGTATTCACCGTTGCAGACCGCGAAGGGAAACCGTTAGTGGCTCAAGTTGATGCAGATAACCCTAGTGCGGGGAGTGTGGCGGGTGTGTTCATTAGCCCCCAAGATGCAGAACGTTTTGTGCAGAATCTCAAACGTGATAATCCGACCTTGGGGAATCAAGTACAAGTGGTTGTAGTGTCCTTGGCGGAGATTTACCAGTTAGATCGCCAAGCAAGCCAAAATACTCAAGCGAATTTCGGTTTTACCTATGTTCCCACGGAGCAACAGGTTCAACAAGCCCGCCAACTGAGTCAAGATTTCCAAGGGACTCCGTTATTTGTGGCACGGGGAGGCCCGGAACAAGGTTATTTAACCTTGCAACAAGGGGAGGAACAGGTGATTCCCTTCTTCTTTGACAAGCAACAGTTGCAACAAATGATTGAGCGGTTTAAAGAACAAGAACCTAGTCTGGCTTCTACGGTGTCGATTCAAGCCGTGCCGTTAGAAGGGGTGATTCAAGCGATGGAAACGAGTAATAATGCTGGTTTAAATCAAATCGTTTTAGTGCCTTCCCAGTCGGCGATTCAATACATCCAATCTCGTCAACCTCGTTAG